The DNA region TGCGGTTTTGATGGTGGTTTGCTTGTTCAACGCGGCGGACACGGAGACGCCGGAAGAACGCAACCACCGGAATAAGGTGAGTGCGAATACGAGATGAcggaaagagagaaaatgaatgaTATGATGGTGGTTAAGTTGtggggtttggcaccccaccctttaggctacgcgccccagcattttttttttattccaaaactacccatcggtaaatgatttgccgatgtcaaaataacaatcggtaaatgatttaccgttattgttcctcagtatgaacacctttatcccattacccagaacacgaagaacaatatcggttaatcattaaccgattcttatattgatatcggtatatcatttaccgattggtaatctggcagtttgatcaccttttcaccattactcctccctccaccaacccctccaccattactcctccctccaacaaccccccaccagccccccataactcgctcaaactaccttattctaccattactccactcctccctcacatttcaccttcccaccaccaccaccatctccacatttccaccaccaccaccaccaccaccaagggaaagcttttaacttctggtaagtggtgttagctttggtactttatttatagttagtttaagtagttagttgttagtttaagtagttagtttagttagttaagttggtaatttaggctgCTGAATCGTGAATCGAATCGGTAAATGAATTGCCGTTAATGTATCGGATTATGATTTACCGTTATTATACCGGaatttgatttaccgttatagggtcggttattgatttaccgtttttgttccagggatgacagagtcctttttctttggtgaatcacaattgatacatgctgctggattggaaaatgataatccagaggagcaaccatcactacctgaacctccgattatatctatagatgtctctcatttgtatcatactgatcaggtactcattgcacaaatttttgcatgctttgtttgctttgtttatgccttgttttatgccttatgccttgtttatcctGAAACAGCGTTGTGTAACTTTGGCACAATTAcagatgttgaggatgatggtaactgtggctatagatccATTGCTGCATTAATGGGGCATTCCGCCGGTCAGGACGGTTGGCCTTGGGTTAGGGCTACATTGATACAAGAACTTGAGACCAATGTGGTAATGTATAATAGGATGTGGGGCACAGATGTTGTTTATGGCTTACATAATCGTCTCACTCTTCCTATTGGTGACCCGGCCACCCCTGACAAATGGTttcaactgccagagatggaATACCTTGTTGCCACAAAGTACCAATTGGTTCTCGTATCCTTATCCTCTATGGGTTGTAACACATACTTTCCACTGATAGGAGCCGGCCCACGAGATGAGCATTCTGTTATAGCTATTGGACATGTGATAAATCACTGAGTACAGGTATATTTTGACCAAATACACTAATATTTTAGTTGCCTACTAGCTTGTCgattaatttttgtatgtggaagttatctaattttatggttATTCTCTAAAATATGGTCGTCGCGCCTGGTAGAAGCATGCAAGTGCTCGTGTCGATCCGCTGGATCCTCACTAGTAGAAGCATGTCGTGACCTCTTCctcccgcccttcattctcgctatctgtgcaaaacaaacaaatttaacaataCTTGTCATAATAAGTAAAGCATTTTCACATATGAGCATATCATTTGAgtcattttttaacttaatcAGGAAATTTCCAATCAATCGTTTAGCAACTAACCataggaaaaggaaaatatagagaattagttgttagtttgcatgtgaatgtgattaaattaaatttctagcTGTGTTAAGGTCAAGCAACCATCATCACAagcaaacaaaaacaataaacaactttcctAATTACAACACATGAAGCATATGATTTGAGCGCTTAATCTTTTCCAATAAACAACTTTCCTAATCACAACACATCAAATCTATCTTGATCTtttccaattctcaacaaatcaGCAAAGTAATCCTGGAAGCTAAATACATGCCATGGTTAaatattggaaataaattttggaaGTCTGCACTGTCATACTGtcatatcggaaaatcattttccattaccatatcggaaaatcattttccattatcaTATCGGAAATTGATTTTCCGATATTACAGTAAACCCAGAAACAGACCCAAATGCACCCCACTCGTGCCCGTACTCGTTTCATGGAATTTCAGgcaacaaaacacaacaaaacctacctctaatcatcaatcaactaccctagtgttcaaccattgacctaattcaaacttcaaatgtgaaaatcattgaaatcaaaacttaccttttgaatgtaatggaatgggTCTTTGTGGGAGCTTTGATGATGATTAGAACCGACCTTTGAGATGATTGAAGTGGTGGAACCGAGCTTTGAGAGAGGATGCGATTGAGGGAGGGAAATTTGGGTTTTCAAATAATGAGTTTCAAAACCCAAACTGTCGTGTTTATATGTTTTAAACACgatcggtaaatgattacccgTTATAGAGTcgggtaatcatttaccgtTTTTAATCAACTGGTTTTCTGGTAATTTCGCCCCCCAAGGTGGGGCGGGGGGCCTAATgggtggggtgttaaacccaaatccCTTAAGTTGTGGTGGCGGTTGGATCTGGGTTTGAAGAGGGTGACATTGATATGCAACCAAAGCTCTATTTTACTGAGACAGTTCTAGAATctaatttatttctttttaccATAAATAATGAATACGAGCATGGattattcattttttctttattacTATTTCAGGTTTGATTGCTTTGTTTAGTTGTTTACTCACGCACTTATTGGATACACGACACGAAACTTGTGCTACTACAACTACTCCACATTATAGGAAGGGGAAGGTGATAAATAACTTATCTAATGCTAGATTTTTGCCGCTTTAACCACACCCCACCGTTTAAATGCACTTCATTTAATTATCTCATTAATCATCAATTATTCTGGTGGTAAACAGTGATTTTTTTTACTACACAAAACTATTTGAGATTAGAGTAATGCGAGTAAATACAAGAATTTGATAGAAACCTCCTTATAGAATTTCTCTGTACACACTCTCAAACTATATGGATCTAGCGCGTTTTTAGGTCGTGTGTGATAGAAGCTTATATATAACTAGTATTTTAGTTCGTTCGTGCAATGCATGTGGAGTGcgcaaatttttttaaaatatttaaatttttattaagtattatttttaaatttaatttatgatgtaaatttaaaattaataaaaaattgataaatttATACTAGAGtataattttcaaatcaataatttttagatttatgaaacaatttttttttttgaagtaatCAGGAAATTTATTGATTTcccaaaaatattatttagcaaaatttaagaataaatattgaaacttcaaaattttaaaagtatATGTGAATTTGAAAAGTGAGTGTACGGAAATAGAGTTTGAAAGGAAAGTTCTAACTCTTTCCTATCATACAAAAGTAATCATATGTTTCTTCTAACCTTGCCCTCTTTTTCGTGTTAATttattacatatatatatatgttatcaTGTCTTTCCTTATCTTTAGTTTCTCAAAACAAGTAAGGGTGATAGATTtaagtatatattttttttgaaatgtttaaGTATATTTTAAAATCTCTCCCGTCCCCTCCTGAACCAAAACAGAAATGGATCAAGTCCCCACCCTTCTTTACCCTTTCCCTCATCTTAGCTCACCTCTTAGCTAGACAAGATAAGATTTAAAatctttctttcttcattgtgtaattgaataaattttttttttgagagaaattgaataattttaatatttaacatGTTTGTGTTTCATTTTACTATTTTTCAATTCTTTTTCCTTATGGATAATTACCATCTTGactaattttaatataaaaaatgtttttatcatttttgtttttttgaaatttatttattaattattatttttatttatacttTACTATAAATTATCATTTTTTGAAAGTTACTGTAAATTATCATTAATAACTTGTTAGtgttcgttcaaaaaaaaaacttattagtGTTGTTATCAatccaattttaattttaaaaaattgagcGAATATAGTAATTTAACTAATGAGTAACTTTGTGTAATTAGTTAAAAGAACTTTGTGTGATTGCATGACTTTAatatttactttcaaaaaaaaaagactttaatatttaatatgcccgtgtttcattttttttaatttttccccTAATTGGTAATTACAATTTGaactaattttaatatttatatatttttattatgtaTTACTTATTATATGTTATGTTATACATCATATTTTACTATAAACTCCGATTAATACTTTATTAGTATTTTTATTAATGCATGTATGTCACTTGAAATTTTTAATCTAATATAGTAACTGTAACGCCCAATTTCTAAACCggggatcacattagtaactCGATAAAACTGAGGACTaacttgtgtttttttttccaaagaGATGATAACTTTCGAAAACAAAGGCCCATTATTGCCCAAGTAATGACCCGAGAAGTTCCCatgtaagctggccgggcacaatgcctcattgaaagcccttcttgccttagacagaacaactcGAACTCTTACTTGAACTCAAATGGGGTTTTCAATATCATTTCAAATCACTTTTCAAAAATCGATTCAATTATCCTTTAAGTTCAAAAATCAATTTGATTACTTTACTTTAATCAACTTTTCAAAAACTTTATCATTTGATTTCCTTTAAATCATTAGCCGATTATCGATATCCAAATTTAAATGTCGGTTATTacgataaaaataatataaataatatccCGATAAAATTCCTAGTTCAACCACTAGCGTAATCAAAATCCCACATAATATCGACATATGAAAATAAggtataaaattattaaataaagttCGCTTTACACGTTTCCCATCTTCGTCGCCTCAAAGTCTCGTCACCTAGCGCAAGTTGTCGCCCATCCACTCTTGTCGTCAAGAACAATCAAACTTCACCACTAAACGGCTCATCATCtaaagcgttaagcgcccaagtAGACAAGTAGCAAACATTAAGGGTTAGTCCCAATAACAAACAACAAAAAGTCAAATCTCAAGACAAAATAAGATAGTAAAGTTCAATTTCAAAATAagataagataaattattatgtgtcttttatttatatttaattaaacACATTACTTTCTGATATAATTCACTATCTTATTGGTTGAGAATATAACTGATAAACTAAAACTAATTCCTAAATCTAATGTAATATTTTTAAGGCTCAAAGCAAACTTTCATTTATATAATCCAAAGAAAGATAACATCTCAAGGGGCAAGAAACAGTACAACCAGCACAAAAAAAACCATAAAGGTTTATGAATCAGCTAGCCGCAAAACAAACCGGAAAAATAAAAACCTGAAGATATGCTAAGCTAGAAAGCTTCATAACCACTGCTTGGGTTGTTTTGGTGTTCACAAATGAACATTGAACtacttataaaaaaactttAACTCATGGTCCCATCTGCAAAACTCACATGAGTTAATGtcataatcatcatcatcatctagtAATTCTCATAGACCCTTCTTCACTTTCCACCCTTTGCATGTGTTCTTGGAGTTACACAGAGGGCTATGATTGTGTCCTTTCATTCCATTACTCTTCCACAAAAAGTCCATAAGTtttttcactttgtttcttaATTCTACAACACACTTGGACTTCCTTAGAATACACATATACTCAAATCCTTGTTTTCTCATCTCATCATCTTCAGAGCATAATAAAATCATACCACAAACATACTTTGCTTCTTTGTGACCCTTTTGAGCAGCTGTCTTTAAGATCTCGAGACCATCCATGTTTCCATCTGGATAATCAAAATACTTGCGCAATCCTTCTCTATACAAGCTCTCCATGTTCCCACATTCCTTGCAGCGGGTCAAAAATGACGTTGCTTTGTTATTAGGACGCCACTGGATTAACGGAAAATTGTCCAAAGAAACTCTTTGCCAAACATACCTATCTTCAGTAGCGTCAAGAAAATCTCTGCAACAAGTTTTGATGGTATGAAAGTCCATGAAGGAGCTTGAGGCTACAGTTGCAACCACCTCTACTAACAAGTCTCTTGGAAGCGCTTGTATGGTAGTAGTGGAGCATGGACCTTTACGGGTGCGCTGTCTCTTGCTTCTTGTCTTCTTGACTAATCGTGAATTAGTTTGATATGATGGTGTCTGATAAACTTGAGTACGTGTACGCGCTCTACGCGAGGATGCACTCGATGGAATACGTGTGGCGAGACCACCTGTAGAACATCCACCTGTAGTTCTAACCATATCTACcagaaaataatttaaattagttaaaaaatttatatagttAAACTATTTAAGCAATATAAAAAATCATCATACCCCTGATTTAAAGCTGCAGGATTCTAGTTTTTGGTAAGTATTATTTCAAggttttggaaataaaaaaaccctaagatatattaaaaattgaaaaaaaaacgaCAAAGAAGACCAAGGAATATAGCTCACTTGACTAGAGGAAGAAACTTAAAATGCAATGGATTGGAGTGTGAAGGATGATGGAGGGAATGTGAGGGATCGTAGGAAGAGGGTGAGAGAAATGACGAGGAGAGGAAGATAGGGATGGTTATGAAGAGGAAAAGAGGGGTAGTGAGGGGTTTAAATGTTTAGGGGTATTTCTATCTTTTGGAAAATGGGAAATGGTGAGTGATCATGGAGTGAATCCTGGGAGGCTGAGCGTAACAGAAAAATCTAATTGTGCCCCAAAATACGAAAGTGTTGGTATGTTTGTCCTAACCTCGTCCTCTTCTTATAGTGTCTATTATTCTAAACCCTGGCAATCTAGAACCATTATTGTCATAAAtgtgtttcctttttttttttgaaactacatAAATGTGTTTCCTTGAAGATGGAAATCAAAGGTATTAATcatatttgtttcttttatcctattttgaaatttactaaaagaaaataaaaaatataccaaTCGTCAATTATTGAATTATGTCTATTTATTATTGAATTATTgaattatttgtttattttatccTTTTCTGAaatttactaaaaaaatatatataccaaTCGTCAATTATTGAATTATGTCTATTTGTTTCTTTTATCCTTTTTtaaaatgtaccaaaaaaatgaattatgtctatttattaaaatttgtattattcaaataacattaaaatgatgaaacATATGAAGCTTTTAAACCCGAATACTAACAAATTAAATAATGACAAAATTATatctatttataataatatgcATTTTTTCAataacctattaaagtaaacATTGGATGTTATTAAATATAAGAACAAATgaatagcaaaaaaaaaatataagaacaaATCAATAATGATACAAATTTCCTTGAAGATGGAAATTAAAGGTATTAATcatatttgtttcttttatccttttttgaaatttacttaaaaaaataaaaaatataccaaTAGTCAATTATTGAATTatgtcattttcaaaaaaaaaattattgaattatGTCTATTTATTATTgaattatttgtttattttatccttttttgaaatttactaaaaaatatatatatatataccaatCGTCAATTATTGAATTATGTCTATTTGTTTCTTTTATCCTTTTTtaaaatgtaccaaaaaaatgaattatgtctatttattaaaatttgtaTTATTCAAATAACATATTAAAATGATGAAACATAGGAAGCTTTTAAACCCGAATACTAACAAATTAAATAATGACAAAATTATATGACCTACCATAGCTAATAGGATGATCAACCCCTTATTTCAAAATATAACATATTAAAATGAGGCCGGAAAGTATGATTTTAAATATGACCCCTCATAGTTAATAAGATAATAAGCCCTTGTGCAATGTAAGTATATAACCTACGGACTACTCAAGTTTTCaggaaaaaatgaaatattcacacttaaaaaacaatttatttatttatgtacaTTCTCCTCCAATTTTGTCTTACGACCTACTTGGAGTGTTATTTTCCCTGTTATTTGTCAGACTGAAATTGGAAAACAATCAGAggaaaaaaatggaaaacagGTATAATCCCCCTCCCTCCCTCTAATTACAGTAGCTTCCTTTGCTTTTCTACATTTTAAATTTGtatacaaatcaaatacaattcCCTATCTATATCATCAGGGAGTATGTAGTtaaaacaaatatatatatcagGGAGTATGAAAACATGTAGAGATTGGTTTTTCCCAGCATCGAATAGCCTCTGCCACCCAGGTCAATACCAAGAATACCATAATAATGGAGAGGGACATCATAGATGCCCACAACATGCTTGTTGAAATTCTCATTGGCCTGCATTGATGCAACACAATTTCATGAACCTTGTTCTTCACAATGTTGCATTTTGATAGTCTTTGCAAGTCTGGATATATATCAAGCAGATCCTGGATTGATCTACTATAAGCGTGAGCCATGTTGTATGAGGACTCTGGCAGAAATCTCcccattcttctgcattcttttGTTGTGTCCTCTTGGTGACAAGTGAACCTTGCAAGAATCTATAGCCAAACGTGGTTTAATAAACTTCTCTTTCTTCCAAATTAATCATAAAACCTAGAAGTTACtcccaaaattgattctgacgTATGAATCAGTTATGGAAAATTTTCCAAACATACCCAAATTCTAGTTTGATTTAAGTGAAGACTTACTTTTGGTACATCGCCAATCCGAATTGCATCCTGAGAGCAACTATGTGGAATGTAGCTGAAATTCGGTGCCGCGGAGAAAGGGTCACAAACCTTCATGATTCCCATtaattcttcattttcttcacccaCTCCTAGGAGCCGATAAATCATTGACATGTTAGAGTTCAGCTGAGGCAGAAAAAAACCATTATGTTAGATTAATTAGAACATAACATAAGGCTGATACAGAAAGAAAGAGTCCACTTTTTTGTGCACTTCCCTATGAATGAATGTGGCAATCGGAATTTCTACCTCAACTATGAAACTGTGGATTGTATTGCCAATTTGAGCTATCAGTTTCCCTGAGAAAGTGTCATTAATGCAAGGCAGCATCGAACCTAAGCTACTGTTTTGTGGATTTTTTTCAAAGTCCTCAAAAGCAGAACATGCATCATCTGCAAAACTGTATGAGCAATTACATAACGTGATGACACTTGAAAAAATGATTCAAGAACTTCAATCCATTTATAACTTCACTCAAGTATGAACAATTTGTTTACTCACGTGTGAAGGAAAAAATCAAAACCAGTCAAAA from Lotus japonicus ecotype B-129 chromosome 2, LjGifu_v1.2 includes:
- the LOC130737268 gene encoding putative F-box protein At1g67623 yields the protein MVRTTGGCSTGGLATRIPSSASSRRARTRTQVYQTPSYQTNSRLVKKTRSKRQRTRKGPCSTTTIQALPRDLLVEVVATVASSSFMDFHTIKTCCRDFLDATEDRYVWQRVSLDNFPLIQWRPNNKATSFLTRCKECGNMESLYREGLRKYFDYPDGNMDGLEILKTAAQKGHKEAKYVCGMILLCSEDDEMRKQGFEYMCILRKSKCVVELRNKVKKLMDFLWKSNGMKGHNHSPLCNSKNTCKGWKVKKGL
- the LOC130735855 gene encoding uncharacterized protein LOC130735855 isoform X2; the encoded protein is MVKCQRGGFTSSATRLDHYYIHIFLLLLIFTLLAIVASGFVLATSQRTLQRTEKLKETVVGIGDDALGTIGRIMKTTKQMQYLLLPYNPQISATLDSTTEDLRSNSRVIRRFIDRSGKSFDKATHTSYVAHLVVLTINLVTLIAALILMLLHWRPGFIIIILFFWILTSLCWFLTGFDFFLHTFADDACSAFEDFEKNPQNSSLGSMLPCINDTFSGKLIAQIGNTIHSFIVELNSNMSMIYRLLGVGEENEELMGIMKVCDPFSAAPNFSYIPHSCSQDAIRIGDVPKILARFTCHQEDTTKECRRMGRFLPESSYNMAHAYSRSIQDLLDIYPDLQRLSKCNIVKNKVHEIVLHQCRPMRISTSMLWASMMSLSIIMVFLVLTWVAEAIRCWEKPISTCFHTP